Proteins from a genomic interval of Oryctolagus cuniculus chromosome 8, mOryCun1.1, whole genome shotgun sequence:
- the OSTC gene encoding oligosaccharyltransferase complex subunit OSTC yields MRRAGLFPGGAWGLGPIAVPAAANMETLYRVPFLVLECPNLKLKKPPWVHMPSAMTVYALVVVSYFLITGGIIYDVIVEPPSVGSMTDEHGHQRPVAFLAYRVNGQYIMEGLASSFLFTMGGLGFIILDRSNAPNIPKLNRFLLLFIGFVCVLLSFFMARVFMRMKLPGYLMG; encoded by the exons ATGAGGAGGGCGGGCCTGTTTCCGGGTGGCGCGTGGGGCTTGGGGCCCATCGCTGTCCCTGCCGCCGCTAACATGGAGACCTTGTACCGAGTCCCGTTTTTAGTGCTCGAATGTCCCAATCTGAAGCTGAAGAAGCCTCCTTGGGTGCACATGCCGTCGGCCATGACGGTGTACGCTCTGGTGGTGGTGTCTTACTTCCTCATCACCGGAG GAATAATTTACGATGTTATTGTTGAACCTCCAAGCGTTGGCTCTATGACTGATGAACACGGGCATCAGCGGCCAGTGGCTTTCTTGGCCTACAG agtaaATGGACAATATATTATGGAAGGACttgcatccagcttcctgtttacaATGGGAGGTTTAGGTTTCATTATCCTAGACCGATCCAATGCACCAAATATTCCAAAACTCAATAGATTTCTTCTTCTATTCATTGGATTCGTTTGTGTCCTATTGAGTTTTTTCATGGCTAGAGTATTCATGAGAATGAAACTGCC GGGCTATCTGATGGGTTAG